One Chitinophaga parva DNA segment encodes these proteins:
- the recQ gene encoding DNA helicase RecQ, whose amino-acid sequence MFVNTMQENGTIEQAKTVLKHYFGYAQFRPLQEEIIEKLLQQQDVLVLMPTGGGKSICYQVPALVFPGLTIVISPLIALMKDQVTALQANGIGAAYLNSTIGMDEEQWIKHECVQGRIKLLYVSPERLQTELRSFLPTLPVSLIAIDEAHCISQWGHDFRPEYTQLASLKTHFPKTPIVALTATADKTTRKDILAQLALPQANVFVASFDRPNLSLQVRSNVQKKDKMEEIRAFILARPKDSGIIYCMSRKTCEEVAADLNQTLGRQGISVGYYHAGMAPDARDTAQQDFINDRLQVMCATIAFGMGIDKSNVRWVIHYNLPRNMEGYYQEIGRAGRDGVSSDTILYFNMGDLNMLTRFAQESGQQEMNMEKLNRMRQYAEANTCRRKVLLSYFGETLEQQCNNCDVCANPRSFFDGTVLTQKALSALLRLNERVGSQMLIDVLRGSHRADILQAGYDKIKTYGAGADISNRDWQQYILQLLDQGIIEIAYDENFTLKVTDFGKTILAEKRPVQLTRPVDFTPSAKPAAKEKQGREKKLKSEMTADEQLFEQLRKLRYGIAKEENMPAYVIFNDNTLKEMAAQMPVNMSALKRIPGVGDAKAARYGERFTHAIQDFMYKYNKKDTYSETWDLYERGLNVAEIAEQRGLTQSTIIQHLQHWAEKGKEVSFRDLVAPDLLLRMRPVYAQLGLTDKLKPYYEHFRGAVSYDEIRLALLALQEA is encoded by the coding sequence ATGTTTGTTAACACTATGCAGGAAAATGGAACAATAGAACAGGCGAAGACGGTTTTAAAACATTACTTTGGCTACGCACAATTCCGGCCGCTGCAGGAAGAGATCATTGAAAAGCTCCTCCAGCAGCAGGACGTGCTGGTGCTCATGCCCACCGGCGGAGGCAAATCCATCTGCTACCAGGTGCCTGCCCTGGTATTCCCCGGCCTTACCATCGTGATCTCTCCCCTCATTGCCCTCATGAAAGACCAGGTGACTGCCCTCCAGGCAAACGGCATAGGCGCCGCTTACCTGAACAGCACCATCGGGATGGACGAGGAACAATGGATCAAGCATGAATGCGTACAAGGGCGGATCAAGTTGCTCTATGTTTCGCCGGAGCGCCTGCAAACAGAGCTGCGCTCCTTCCTCCCTACCCTGCCCGTAAGCCTCATTGCCATAGACGAAGCCCACTGTATTTCCCAGTGGGGGCACGACTTCCGCCCGGAATACACGCAACTGGCTTCGTTGAAAACGCATTTTCCTAAAACACCCATCGTGGCCCTCACCGCCACGGCAGATAAAACAACGCGCAAAGACATCCTGGCCCAGCTGGCATTGCCGCAGGCTAATGTATTTGTCGCTTCCTTTGACCGGCCTAACCTCAGTCTCCAGGTGCGCAGCAACGTACAGAAGAAAGACAAAATGGAGGAAATCCGCGCCTTTATCCTGGCCCGGCCCAAAGACAGCGGCATTATTTACTGCATGAGCCGTAAAACCTGCGAGGAAGTGGCGGCAGACCTGAACCAAACCCTGGGCCGACAGGGCATTTCCGTGGGTTACTACCACGCGGGTATGGCCCCGGATGCCCGGGACACGGCCCAGCAGGACTTCATCAACGACCGCTTGCAGGTGATGTGCGCTACCATTGCCTTTGGCATGGGCATAGACAAAAGCAATGTGCGCTGGGTGATCCACTACAACCTGCCCCGCAATATGGAAGGGTATTACCAGGAAATAGGGCGCGCAGGGCGCGATGGTGTGTCCAGCGATACCATCCTGTACTTCAACATGGGCGACCTGAATATGCTCACCCGCTTTGCCCAGGAAAGCGGCCAGCAGGAGATGAACATGGAAAAACTGAACCGCATGCGCCAGTATGCGGAGGCCAATACCTGCCGGCGTAAAGTGCTGCTCTCCTATTTTGGCGAGACCCTGGAGCAGCAGTGCAACAACTGCGATGTATGCGCCAATCCCCGCTCCTTCTTCGATGGCACTGTGCTTACCCAAAAAGCACTGAGCGCCCTGCTGCGCCTCAACGAGCGCGTGGGCAGCCAAATGCTGATAGACGTACTGCGCGGCTCCCACCGGGCAGACATCCTGCAAGCGGGTTATGATAAAATAAAGACCTATGGCGCGGGCGCCGATATCAGTAACCGCGACTGGCAGCAATACATCCTGCAGCTGCTGGACCAGGGCATCATTGAAATAGCCTACGATGAGAACTTCACCCTGAAGGTGACGGACTTTGGCAAAACCATCCTGGCAGAAAAACGCCCGGTACAACTCACCCGCCCGGTGGACTTTACACCCAGCGCCAAGCCCGCGGCCAAAGAAAAGCAGGGACGTGAAAAGAAACTGAAGTCGGAAATGACGGCGGATGAACAGTTGTTTGAACAGCTGCGCAAGCTGCGTTACGGCATTGCCAAGGAAGAGAACATGCCGGCTTACGTGATCTTTAATGATAACACGCTGAAGGAAATGGCGGCCCAGATGCCGGTGAACATGAGCGCTCTGAAGCGCATACCCGGTGTGGGCGACGCCAAAGCCGCCAGATACGGGGAACGCTTCACCCATGCCATCCAGGACTTCATGTACAAGTACAATAAAAAAGATACCTATTCAGAAACCTGGGACCTGTACGAGCGTGGCCTCAACGTAGCGGAAATAGCAGAGCAGCGTGGCCTTACCCAAAGCACCATCATCCAGCACCTGCAACACTGGGCGGAAAAAGGAAAGGAAGTCAGCTTCCGCGACCTGGTGGCGCCGGACCTGCTGCTGCGCATGCGGCCCGTGTATGCACAACTGGGCCTTACAGATAAACTGAAACCTTATTACGAGCATTTCAGGGGCGCGGTATCTTACGATGAGATCCGGCTGGCGCTACTGGCCTTACAGGAAGCGTAA
- a CDS encoding dihydrofolate reductase: MTIAFIVAASLNNVIGKDGHLPWHLPNDMKFFKQTTSGHPIIMGRKTFDELGKALPNRENIVITRNKDYKAHGAHVVPSLEAALELARHYSNGEIFITGGGEIFHQALPLCHRQYVTRVMGNYDGDAFYPVIDESQFKLTKSDFHEPDEKHAVAYDFQVWDRI, encoded by the coding sequence ATGACTATTGCTTTTATCGTAGCGGCATCGCTGAATAACGTGATCGGGAAAGACGGACACCTGCCCTGGCACCTGCCTAATGACATGAAATTTTTCAAACAAACCACCTCCGGCCACCCCATCATCATGGGCCGCAAAACCTTTGATGAACTGGGCAAAGCATTACCTAACCGGGAGAACATCGTGATCACGCGTAACAAGGACTACAAGGCCCATGGCGCGCACGTAGTACCTTCCCTGGAAGCCGCCCTGGAACTGGCCCGCCACTACAGCAACGGCGAGATCTTCATCACTGGCGGCGGTGAAATTTTCCACCAGGCCCTGCCCCTGTGCCATCGCCAATACGTAACCCGCGTCATGGGGAACTATGATGGGGATGCTTTCTACCCGGTGATCGATGAATCACAATTTAAACTGACAAAAAGCGATTTTCACGAACCGGATGAAAAGCATGCCGTAGCGTATGATTTCCAGGTGTGGGATAGGATATAG
- a CDS encoding thymidylate synthase, which translates to MEQYLRLLQHIIDTGATKTDRTGTGTTSVFGYQLRFDLQQGFPLVTTKKLHLKSIIYELLWFLKGDTNIKYLKDHGVSIWDEWADANGDLGPVYGKQWRSWETRDGRVIDQITDAVNTIKKNPDSRRIIVNAWNVGDLPLMALSPCHCLFQFYVANGKLSCQLYQRSADVFLGVPFNIASYALLTLMMAQVCDLEPGEFIHTFGDVHLYSNHLEQARLQLSRQPFAAPVMKLNPEVKDIFAFQYEDFTLLNYESHPGIKAPVAI; encoded by the coding sequence ATGGAACAGTATCTGCGTCTCTTACAACATATTATCGATACCGGGGCTACCAAAACAGACCGCACCGGTACCGGCACCACCAGCGTTTTTGGCTACCAGCTGCGGTTCGACCTGCAGCAGGGCTTCCCGCTGGTGACCACCAAAAAACTGCACCTTAAATCCATCATTTACGAGTTGCTCTGGTTCCTGAAAGGCGATACCAACATCAAATACCTGAAAGACCACGGCGTGAGCATCTGGGATGAATGGGCCGACGCCAATGGCGACCTGGGCCCCGTGTACGGGAAGCAGTGGCGCAGCTGGGAAACCCGCGACGGCCGCGTGATAGACCAGATCACAGACGCGGTGAACACCATCAAAAAGAACCCGGACTCCCGCCGCATCATCGTAAATGCCTGGAACGTAGGCGACCTGCCGCTAATGGCCCTGAGCCCCTGCCATTGCCTGTTCCAGTTTTACGTAGCCAATGGAAAACTGAGCTGTCAGCTGTACCAGCGCAGCGCAGACGTGTTCCTGGGCGTACCGTTCAATATTGCATCATATGCCCTGCTCACCCTCATGATGGCACAGGTGTGTGACCTGGAGCCCGGCGAGTTCATACATACCTTTGGCGATGTACACCTGTACAGCAACCACCTGGAACAGGCCCGCCTCCAGCTGTCCCGCCAGCCCTTTGCCGCCCCGGTGATGAAACTGAATCCCGAAGTGAAGGACATCTTTGCATTCCAATACGAAGACTTTACGTTGCTCAACTACGAAAGCCACCCGGGCATCAAAGCGCCGGTGGCCATATAA
- the dnaG gene encoding DNA primase, which produces MISQQTIQQILSRIDIVEIVGSFVKLKKRGANYLGNCPFHNEKSPSFTVSPSKEIYKCFGCGASGNTISFLMEHEKYSYVEALKWLAQKYNVTIEEKEVSPEVRAQMQIADSLFIINNFAREYFTKTLFETEEGRNVGLSYFEERGFSEEIIQKFQLGYCANEKDTFVKTALSKGYNLEYLQKTGLVSIRYEQPVDNYRGRVIFPIHNQSGKVLGFGARILVKSDRAPKYINSPENDIYVKHKVLYGTYFARHAIDKLNECLLVEGYTDVISLHQAGIENVVASSGTSLTQDQLRLIKKYTKNLTILYDGDAAGVKAALRGLDMAIEEGLNVKVVLIPDNEDPDSYVRKIGAPAFREFVAENKQDFILFKLQVSMRDAGADTQRKSQLVNEIAETIARIDKLEDFTKQQDYIRQCSQLLKIDEEGLVNLVNKYIRERMSKREQQFNQQNNKAGNFEGGDDDLPPEALAAMAEMEGADMGGAPATDYFNKDDKQERELVKILLRFGDKAFNDDNPTVADYIFHLPYDFESLANGEFVKKILREYKHFYDEGSLPDKKWFLYHEDPDISKQTTSILEDKEADLSPAWAEKFEIKTVYGDNAYLRDTISTTNYLILRKIKKMILENQQEMQAAKDAETQIACLQLQQHLKKLEQELTQGLGTVIFR; this is translated from the coding sequence TTGATCTCACAACAGACCATACAACAGATTCTTAGCCGCATCGACATCGTAGAGATCGTGGGTTCCTTTGTGAAGCTGAAAAAGCGGGGCGCCAACTACCTGGGCAACTGTCCTTTTCACAATGAGAAGTCGCCTTCCTTCACGGTATCGCCCAGCAAGGAGATCTACAAATGCTTTGGCTGTGGCGCCAGCGGCAATACCATTTCCTTCCTCATGGAGCACGAAAAGTACTCCTACGTGGAAGCCCTGAAATGGCTGGCACAGAAATACAATGTAACCATCGAGGAAAAAGAGGTAAGCCCGGAAGTGAGGGCCCAGATGCAGATTGCGGACAGCCTCTTTATCATCAATAATTTTGCACGCGAGTATTTTACCAAAACCCTTTTTGAAACGGAAGAGGGCCGCAACGTGGGCCTCAGCTACTTTGAGGAACGCGGTTTCAGCGAGGAGATCATCCAGAAATTCCAGCTGGGCTATTGTGCCAATGAAAAGGATACGTTTGTAAAAACCGCCCTGTCCAAGGGCTACAACCTGGAATACCTCCAGAAAACAGGCCTGGTCTCCATCCGCTATGAACAGCCGGTGGATAACTACCGCGGCCGCGTGATCTTCCCGATCCACAACCAATCCGGCAAGGTGCTGGGCTTTGGCGCGCGTATCCTTGTAAAATCCGACCGGGCGCCCAAATACATTAACTCTCCGGAAAATGATATTTACGTAAAGCACAAGGTGCTCTACGGCACCTACTTTGCGCGCCACGCCATTGACAAGCTCAATGAGTGCCTCCTGGTGGAAGGCTACACAGACGTGATCTCCCTGCACCAGGCAGGCATTGAGAACGTAGTGGCATCCAGCGGTACCTCCCTTACCCAGGACCAGCTGCGCCTCATCAAAAAATATACGAAGAACCTTACCATCCTCTATGATGGTGATGCCGCCGGCGTAAAAGCCGCACTGCGCGGGCTGGACATGGCCATTGAAGAAGGCCTGAACGTGAAAGTGGTGCTCATACCGGACAATGAAGACCCGGACAGCTACGTACGCAAAATTGGCGCGCCTGCTTTCCGTGAATTTGTGGCGGAAAACAAACAGGACTTCATCCTTTTCAAACTGCAGGTATCCATGCGCGATGCCGGCGCGGACACCCAGCGCAAGTCACAGCTGGTGAACGAGATCGCTGAAACCATCGCCCGCATTGACAAACTGGAGGATTTCACCAAACAGCAGGACTATATCCGCCAGTGCAGCCAGTTGCTAAAGATCGATGAAGAAGGGCTGGTGAACCTGGTGAACAAATACATCCGCGAGCGCATGAGCAAGCGGGAGCAGCAGTTCAACCAGCAAAACAACAAGGCCGGCAACTTTGAGGGTGGTGATGACGACCTGCCACCGGAAGCCCTGGCCGCCATGGCTGAAATGGAAGGCGCCGATATGGGCGGGGCGCCGGCAACAGACTATTTCAACAAAGACGACAAACAGGAAAGGGAACTGGTGAAGATCCTGCTGCGCTTTGGCGACAAGGCCTTCAACGACGACAACCCCACCGTGGCGGATTACATCTTCCACCTGCCCTACGATTTTGAATCACTGGCCAACGGTGAGTTTGTAAAGAAGATCCTGCGCGAGTACAAACATTTCTACGATGAAGGCAGCCTGCCCGACAAGAAATGGTTCCTCTATCACGAGGATCCGGATATTTCCAAACAAACCACATCTATCCTGGAAGACAAAGAAGCAGACCTGAGCCCTGCCTGGGCAGAAAAATTTGAGATTAAAACCGTGTACGGCGACAACGCCTACCTGCGCGATACCATCTCCACCACCAACTACCTTATTCTCCGGAAGATCAAAAAAATGATCCTGGAGAACCAGCAGGAAATGCAGGCCGCCAAAGATGCAGAAACCCAGATCGCCTGCCTCCAGTTACAACAACACCTCAAAAAGCTGGAGCAAGAGCTTACGCAGGGATTGGGGACGGTGATATTCAGGTAA
- a CDS encoding LVIVD repeat-containing protein encodes MRTMLLLAGACALLMAACSPEITYIPEQTNENAARSGLALSGNYLFLVNQHHLQGYDISRNDTLVKVGSMALHHATDTLYALPGNQLIVGLQGNSGFQRFSALAQPGLLGAYKSWRQGTQLATYGQNIAVLFSRDSFSLLLYNAANTGTGADPGMTAPLDTVLSSYGPYMGLAAKDNIVYAVTVGRVMVLSIGNDHYTLLQELIPLAASEERLEDASLAGNELVLRSDKQFYFYDITQPQAPALLAKLPR; translated from the coding sequence ATGAGAACAATGTTACTACTGGCCGGCGCCTGCGCCCTGCTGATGGCAGCATGCAGTCCGGAAATCACCTACATTCCTGAACAAACCAATGAAAACGCCGCCCGTAGCGGCCTGGCGTTGTCTGGCAATTACCTGTTCCTGGTAAACCAGCATCACCTGCAGGGGTACGACATCAGTCGCAATGACACCCTGGTAAAGGTGGGCAGCATGGCATTGCACCACGCAACGGATACCCTTTATGCCCTGCCCGGCAATCAGCTGATCGTGGGTTTGCAGGGTAACAGCGGCTTCCAGCGCTTCAGCGCATTGGCACAACCCGGGCTGCTGGGGGCTTACAAGTCGTGGCGGCAGGGCACACAACTGGCCACTTACGGGCAAAATATTGCCGTGCTATTCAGCCGGGATTCCTTTTCCCTGTTGCTTTACAACGCAGCTAACACCGGCACTGGCGCAGATCCCGGCATGACGGCCCCGCTGGATACTGTGCTTTCCAGTTATGGTCCGTACATGGGTCTCGCCGCAAAGGATAACATCGTATACGCGGTTACGGTAGGACGGGTGATGGTGTTGAGTATTGGCAATGATCATTACACCCTGCTGCAGGAACTTATCCCGCTGGCTGCCAGTGAGGAACGCCTGGAAGACGCGTCCCTGGCCGGGAACGAGCTGGTATTGCGCAGCGACAAGCAGTTTTATTTCTATGACATCACCCAGCCGCAAGCTCCCGCATTGCTGGCCAAATTACCGCGCTGA
- a CDS encoding LVIVD repeat-containing protein translates to MPFPKWIPLTALILCAAACRKKPLSDRPWEQGRVAGYAPVYDNSPSLKTLSLAGPMATKLPGKVLACGHYLLVPDSALQGIHVLDNSNPRAPQNKYFLQVPGFVTAGAKGNFLYVSNYNDLVTLDLSILPQLKETARAKGAIQAGMYPPYGGVYFECVDTTRGTVIGWVPATLTNPKCRT, encoded by the coding sequence ATGCCATTCCCGAAATGGATACCCCTCACCGCTTTGATCCTGTGTGCTGCAGCGTGCCGTAAAAAGCCGTTGTCAGACAGGCCTTGGGAGCAGGGCAGGGTAGCCGGTTACGCACCGGTATACGACAACTCGCCTTCGCTGAAAACCTTATCCCTGGCGGGCCCCATGGCCACGAAATTGCCTGGTAAGGTGCTGGCCTGTGGTCATTACCTGCTGGTACCGGATAGTGCCCTGCAAGGCATTCACGTGCTGGACAACAGCAACCCCCGGGCGCCACAAAACAAATATTTCCTGCAGGTGCCAGGCTTTGTAACCGCCGGTGCCAAAGGCAATTTCCTTTACGTGTCCAATTATAACGACCTGGTAACGCTGGACCTTTCCATCCTGCCCCAGTTGAAGGAAACTGCCCGTGCAAAAGGCGCCATCCAGGCCGGCATGTACCCGCCCTATGGAGGAGTGTATTTTGAATGCGTGGACACCACCCGTGGCACCGTCATAGGCTGGGTACCCGCTACTTTGACCAACCCTAAATGCCGCACCTGA
- a CDS encoding sugar phosphate isomerase/epimerase family protein, translating to MQHPTAPTRRDFLRQLGWLSMAAAVIPGLATAATPTGSTAAQPQPIAHDAKDLFFKISLAEWSFHKALFGGKMKHLDFPVRAAKEFDIHAVEYVNQFFKDKAKDKQYLAELKQRCTDNGVRSVLIMCDGEGELGHSDAKVRQQAVENHYKWVEAAQYLGCHAIRVNAGREGDPAVVAAASVEGLRALAEFAKPHGIRVIVENHGGISSNGEWLANVLRQVPNGGALPDFGNFCIKRGKPVNGEEVCEEEYDRYKGVTELMPYAGGVSAKTYNFDAAGNCIETDYLKMMGIVKAAGYTGHVGIEYEGNNLSEEEGVKKTKALLEKVGAQLS from the coding sequence ATGCAACATCCTACCGCACCCACCCGCAGGGACTTTTTGCGCCAGCTAGGCTGGTTATCCATGGCCGCCGCTGTAATTCCCGGCCTGGCCACCGCTGCTACGCCCACGGGTAGTACCGCCGCGCAACCGCAACCCATTGCCCACGATGCAAAGGACCTGTTCTTCAAGATCTCCCTGGCGGAGTGGTCCTTTCATAAAGCCCTCTTTGGCGGCAAGATGAAACACCTGGACTTCCCCGTACGGGCAGCAAAAGAATTCGACATCCACGCCGTGGAATACGTAAACCAGTTCTTTAAGGATAAAGCCAAGGACAAACAATACCTGGCCGAACTGAAGCAACGCTGCACCGACAATGGCGTGCGCAGTGTGCTGATCATGTGTGATGGAGAGGGCGAACTGGGCCACAGCGACGCCAAGGTGCGCCAGCAGGCCGTGGAGAACCATTATAAGTGGGTGGAAGCCGCCCAGTACCTGGGTTGCCACGCCATCCGCGTAAATGCCGGCCGTGAGGGCGATCCCGCCGTGGTGGCGGCTGCCAGCGTGGAAGGCCTCCGCGCCCTGGCAGAATTTGCTAAACCCCACGGCATCCGCGTGATCGTGGAAAACCATGGTGGTATTTCCTCCAACGGGGAGTGGCTGGCCAACGTGCTGCGCCAGGTGCCCAACGGGGGCGCCCTGCCGGACTTTGGCAACTTCTGTATCAAACGCGGTAAGCCCGTGAACGGCGAAGAGGTCTGCGAGGAAGAATATGACCGCTACAAAGGCGTCACAGAACTGATGCCGTACGCCGGCGGCGTAAGCGCCAAAACCTACAATTTTGACGCGGCCGGCAACTGCATTGAAACCGACTACCTCAAAATGATGGGCATCGTAAAAGCCGCCGGCTACACCGGCCACGTGGGTATTGAATATGAAGGCAACAATCTCAGCGAGGAAGAAGGCGTTAAAAAGACAAAGGCGCTGCTGGAGAAGGTGGGGGCGCAGTTGTCCTGA
- a CDS encoding proline dehydrogenase family protein: protein MEQQLDLSFEDTGIAFEAKTDQQLRKANLLFTAMGKPWLVKLGGATLPLALKMKLPIKGLIKSTIFSQFCGGENMPEAAAASEVLGKYHVGVALDYGVEAMEGEDNYDHAVDEFTRAIEFAAGKQHIPFIAIKVTGFARFALLEKVAAATGLSSEEQGEYDRVGLRIKTICAAAAKNRIGVLIDAEESWIQQPVDDLADTMMALFNQGRAVVFNTYQLYLHSRLGALKAAHEKAVKGGYLLGAKLVRGAYMEKERKRAEEMGYPDPVQPNKAATDKDYNEAVRFCMEHLDTLAVFIGTHNEDSCMLAARLMQEKGIPAQHPHVSFSQLLGMSDNITFNLAHSGYHVSKYLPYGPVKDVMPYLLRRAQENTSIAGQTGRELGLIRKEIRRRAAVKK from the coding sequence ATGGAACAACAGCTAGACTTGTCTTTTGAGGACACCGGCATCGCCTTCGAAGCCAAAACCGACCAACAATTAAGAAAAGCCAACCTCCTCTTCACCGCCATGGGCAAGCCCTGGCTCGTAAAACTGGGAGGAGCCACCCTGCCCCTGGCCCTGAAAATGAAACTGCCCATCAAAGGGCTGATCAAGTCCACCATCTTCTCCCAGTTCTGCGGAGGGGAGAACATGCCCGAAGCCGCCGCCGCATCGGAGGTGCTGGGTAAGTACCACGTGGGCGTGGCCCTGGACTACGGGGTGGAGGCCATGGAAGGAGAGGACAATTACGATCACGCAGTGGATGAATTCACCCGCGCCATCGAATTTGCCGCCGGCAAGCAACATATTCCTTTTATTGCCATCAAGGTGACCGGCTTTGCCCGTTTTGCCCTGCTGGAAAAAGTAGCCGCCGCCACGGGCCTCAGCAGTGAAGAGCAGGGGGAGTACGACCGGGTGGGCCTGCGTATCAAAACCATCTGCGCCGCCGCCGCTAAAAACCGCATCGGTGTGCTGATAGATGCAGAGGAATCCTGGATCCAGCAGCCGGTGGACGACCTGGCAGATACCATGATGGCGCTCTTTAACCAGGGCCGGGCTGTGGTGTTCAATACGTACCAGCTATACCTGCACAGCCGTTTGGGCGCCCTGAAAGCCGCCCATGAAAAAGCCGTGAAAGGTGGTTACCTGCTGGGTGCCAAACTGGTACGGGGTGCTTACATGGAAAAAGAACGCAAGCGCGCCGAGGAAATGGGGTATCCCGATCCGGTACAGCCCAATAAAGCCGCCACGGACAAGGATTATAACGAAGCGGTGCGCTTTTGCATGGAGCACCTGGATACCCTGGCCGTGTTCATCGGCACCCACAATGAAGACAGTTGCATGCTGGCCGCCCGCCTCATGCAGGAAAAAGGTATTCCCGCCCAGCACCCGCACGTGAGCTTTTCCCAGTTGCTGGGAATGAGCGACAATATCACGTTTAACCTGGCCCACAGCGGCTATCATGTGTCCAAATACCTGCCTTACGGCCCGGTAAAGGACGTAATGCCCTACCTGCTGCGCCGCGCCCAGGAAAATACCTCCATTGCCGGACAAACCGGCCGTGAGCTGGGCCTCATCCGCAAGGAGATCCGGCGCCGGGCGGCGGTGAAAAAGTAA
- a CDS encoding acetyl-CoA C-acyltransferase: MKEVFIVAAVRTPIGSFNGALAAVTAPRLGAAVIKAALEKANIAPDQVQEVLMGNVLSANLGQAPANQASIYAGLPNTVPCTTVNKVCASGMKAIMLGAQSIMLGEHDIIVAGGMESMSNVPYYLDKARNGYKYGHGSVTDGIVRDGLWDPYNDFAMGNAGDLCAATYKFSREDQDAYAIQSYKRAAAATEKGYFKNEIVPVEVPGKQATLVTEDEDYKKVNFDKIPTLKPVFTKEGTVTAANASNINDGAAAVVLVSGEKLKALGLKPLAKVISFADASQAPEWFTTTPVKAISQALDKAKLTVKDMDFVEINEAFSCVPLANQRDLGLDNDKLNIWGGAVSLGHPIGCSGARIVVTLTSILHHEGGHYGVAGICNGGGGASAIIIERV; this comes from the coding sequence ATGAAAGAAGTTTTTATCGTAGCTGCGGTACGTACGCCCATTGGATCTTTTAATGGAGCCCTGGCTGCAGTTACGGCTCCACGTTTGGGCGCAGCAGTGATCAAGGCCGCGCTGGAAAAAGCAAATATTGCCCCGGACCAGGTGCAGGAAGTATTGATGGGCAATGTGCTCAGTGCCAACCTGGGCCAGGCCCCCGCCAATCAGGCCAGCATTTATGCAGGGCTGCCCAACACCGTGCCCTGTACCACCGTGAATAAAGTATGTGCCTCCGGCATGAAAGCCATTATGCTCGGTGCACAAAGCATCATGCTCGGTGAACACGACATTATAGTAGCCGGTGGCATGGAAAGCATGAGCAACGTGCCTTACTACCTGGACAAGGCACGCAATGGCTATAAATATGGCCATGGCAGCGTAACAGACGGCATCGTACGGGATGGCCTGTGGGACCCTTACAATGATTTTGCCATGGGCAATGCCGGTGACCTTTGTGCTGCCACCTACAAGTTTTCCCGCGAAGACCAGGATGCCTACGCCATCCAGTCGTACAAGCGCGCCGCTGCCGCCACGGAAAAAGGGTATTTCAAAAATGAGATCGTGCCGGTGGAAGTGCCTGGTAAGCAGGCTACTTTGGTAACGGAAGATGAAGATTACAAGAAGGTGAATTTTGACAAGATCCCCACGCTGAAACCGGTTTTCACCAAAGAAGGCACGGTGACCGCGGCCAATGCATCCAACATCAATGACGGTGCAGCCGCCGTGGTGCTGGTAAGCGGGGAAAAGCTGAAAGCGCTGGGCCTGAAACCCCTGGCCAAAGTGATCAGCTTTGCAGATGCGTCTCAGGCGCCGGAATGGTTTACCACCACCCCCGTAAAGGCCATCAGCCAGGCGCTGGATAAGGCAAAGCTGACGGTAAAGGACATGGATTTCGTGGAGATCAATGAAGCCTTCTCCTGTGTGCCCCTGGCTAATCAGCGGGACCTGGGCCTGGACAATGATAAACTGAATATATGGGGCGGTGCGGTGTCCCTCGGCCATCCCATTGGTTGCAGCGGGGCCCGCATTGTGGTAACGCTCACCAGCATCCTGCACCACGAAGGTGGCCATTACGGCGTAGCCGGTATCTGCAACGGTGGAGGCGGCGCCAGTGCCATTATTATTGAAAGGGTGTAG